DNA sequence from the Candidatus Paceibacterota bacterium genome:
TATCCCCAGATTCCGGCAAGCACGAACTGTCCAGGAATAAAAACGAGTCCGTTTTTGTCCGCGTTAAACACCCCTTTTGTTTTTTTAAGGCGAAAAAGTTTGGTGTCTTTTGAATGCTCTTCAATTTCCGCGATTTTTACTTGTTCGGGTAAATAAATATTATCCATATTCTAAAATTTAGGCTTTGTCGCGCGACGAATCGTATTTTTCGTTTAATTCCAAAAGGATTTTTTCTATATCAATTCCGGCGGGGCAATATTTTTTGCATCTTCCGCAGGCGACGCACTGCGATTTGCCGAATTCTTTGTAGCCGCGGACGAATTTATGAAAAAACCAATTATAATATCTTTCTTTTATGCTTGGGTGAAAGTCATGTCCTGCCTGTGAAGGCAGGCTGCCCGTGACTGTCGCGAATTCAGGCAATGTGCATGCCGCCCACTTTCGCGACTTAAAGCATTTTTTACCGTTCAGCTCGCACGTGTCTTCCGTTGAAAAACAGTGGCATAAAGGGCAGACATAAGTGCAAATTCCGCAGCCCAGGCATTTTTTACCGAGATCTTCCCAAAATTTCGGCATGCTTTTCCATGACCACCTGACTACATCCTTTAATTTTTCCGGGTCTTTAAGCATTTTGCGCAGTTCGGGCATCGCCAACGCCTCTTTTTTTTCTTCCCATCTGGCTTCTTGAATTTTGGAAAAGAAGCCAAGACTTGTTATTTTTCTTCCCTTTTCTGTGATAGCCAGGGCTTTGTATAATTCACCGTCTACTTTTTCAAGAACGAGGTCCACTCCGGCATGGGGGATTGCTCCGTTTTCGTTCACTATGGATATGATTGTTGCCGCGCTTCTTTTTTGAAAATAGAAGA
Encoded proteins:
- a CDS encoding 4Fe-4S dicluster domain-containing protein, yielding MLAIKRSEIKNLLLKLAEKNEVFAPIKPTEGESFFEKFFPESELDLDYETTKNPAKRIFFPAEEKIFSFNKIENKIIACPDGGKSGSANKKEILLFGINTRDTEALIQLDEIMKRPEKDFFYFQKRSAATIISIVNENGAIPHAGVDLVLEKVDGELYKALAITEKGRKITSLGFFSKIQEARWEEKKEALAMPELRKMLKDPEKLKDVVRWSWKSMPKFWEDLGKKCLGCGICTYVCPLCHCFSTEDTCELNGKKCFKSRKWAACTLPEFATVTGSLPSQAGHDFHPSIKERYYNWFFHKFVRGYKEFGKSQCVACGRCKKYCPAGIDIEKILLELNEKYDSSRDKA